Proteins encoded together in one Lathyrus oleraceus cultivar Zhongwan6 chromosome 5, CAAS_Psat_ZW6_1.0, whole genome shotgun sequence window:
- the LOC127082793 gene encoding metal transporter Nramp5: METSSNHETQKSGWKKFLPYIGPGFLVSLAYLDPGNMETDLQAGANHGYELLWLVLIGLIFALIIQSLAANLGVTTGKHLSEVCKIEYPLFVKYCLWLLAEVAVIAADIPEVIGTAFALNILFHIPLWAGVLLTGGSTLLLLSLQRFGVRKLELLITLLVFVMAACFFAEMSYVNPPASGVLKGMFVPKLSGEGAVGDAIALLGALIMPHNLFLHSALVLSRKVPSSGRGIKDACRYFLYESGFALFVAFLINVAMISVSGTVCSANDLSKDNVEHCSDLTLNSASFLLKNVLGRSSSTIYAIALLASGQSSTITGTYAGQYIMQGFLNIRMKRWKRNLMTRCIAIAPSLVVAIVGGSSGSSRLIIIASMILSFELPFALIPLLKFSSSSTKMGTHKNSMIIITISWILGSGIIGINIYYLSTAFVKWLIHSNLPKVANVFIGIIVFPLMAIYIVSVIYLTFRKDTVQIVMETKNDTVMQNQVEKGVLDQDQIELSHVPYREDLADIPLPE, translated from the exons CTGCTGTGGTTGGTTCTTATTGGACTCATATTTGCCCTTATAATTCAGTCATTGGCTGCAAATCTCGGCGTAACCACCG GCAAGCACCTTTCGGAAGTATGTAAAATTGAATATCCATTATTTGTGAAGTATTGTTTATGGTTATTAGCAGAAGTTGCTGTCATAGCTGCTGACATACCAGAAG TGATTGGGACAGCTTTTGCACTTAATATACTATTCCATATCCCATTGTGGGCAGGAGTTCTGTTGACTGGTGGCAGCACTCTCTTGCTTTTGAGTCTGCAGAGGTTTGGG GTGAGGAAGTTGGAACTACTGATAACACTCCTAGTATTTGTAATGGCAGCATGTTTCTTTGCTGAAATGAGCTATGTAAATCCCCCAGCTTCTGGTGTACTTAAGGGAATGTTTGTGCCTAAACTTTCCGGTGAAGGAGCCGTAGGCGATGCTATTGCCCTTTTGGGTGCCCTTATTATGCC GCACAATCTTTTCCTCCATTCTGCCCTGGTGCTATCTAGAAAAGTACCTAGTTCTGGGAGAGGCATCAAA GATGCATGTAGATACTTTCTCTATGAGAGTGGATTCGCTCTGTTCGTTGCGTTTTTAATCAACGTTGCAATGATTTCTGTGTCAGGCACAGTTTGCTCTGCCAATGATCTTTCTAAAGACAATGTTGAACACTGCAGTGATCTTACCCTTAATTCCGCTTCTTTTCTTCTAAAG AATGTGTTGGGACGATCGAGCTCAACCATTTATGCCATAGCACTGCTTGCCTCTGGACAAAGTTCTACCATTACTGGAACATATGCAGGGCAGTACATTATGCAG GGTTTCTTGAACATAAGGATGAAAAGGTGGAAAAGGAATTTGATGACTAGGTGCATTGCCATAGCACCTAGTCTTGTTGTTGCCATTGTTGGCGGTTCTTCGGGCTCTAGTCGGCTTATCATCATCGCATCG ATGATACTTTCTTTTGAGCTTCCATTTGCTTTAATTCCACTCCTTAAATTTAGCAGTAGCAGTACCAAGATGGGAACTCACAAGAATTCAATGATT ATCATAACTATCTCATGGATATTAGGCTCTGGGATCATTGGTATCAATATTTACTACCTCAGTACGGCCTTTGTGAAGTGGCTAATTCATAGTAATCTACCAAAGGTTGCAAATGTGTTCATTGGCATTATAGTGTTTCCACTAATGGCAATTTATATTGTCTCGGTTATCTACCTTACCTTCAGAAAAGACACCGTTCAAATAGTTATGGAGACGAAGAATGATACAGTAATGCAAAACCAAGTGGAAAAGGGAGTTTTGGATCAAGATCAGATAGAATTGAGCCATGTTCCCTATAGAGAAGACTTAGCTGATATCCCACTTCCGGAATAA